ATAAAGAGAACGAAAACATTAAAATCTTGTACCAAAATATTCAGTACTTGGGCAACAAAAACCTTTAAGTGGAAGTGGTTCTGAATGAAACACAACTGGATATATTATGCATCAGTGAGCATGGGCTAAACGAAGCAGAACTTAGCAGCCTAATAATAAGAGACTATGATTTGATTGATTACTTCTGTAGGTCAAAACAAAGGTGTTGCTATAAACAAGAAGAAAATTGGAAGTTTATAAGATACTGAATACTGTAAATATGTAAACCTTCCAGCTTGCACtgaaaaagattttgaaattaCTGGCATAATGAGTGAAGAGCTCAGAATTATCTGTGTATACAGGTCCCCAAGTGGTAATATTAAAACATATCCaaaaaaaactagaaaaaattattaatgaagatTAAAATTAAAGATCTTGTAATATGTGGAGACTATAAAATACATATGAGTAAAGAACCAAAAccgaaagaaaactgaaattgagACATTATTACAGTGTAACATGAAAACAATAAATGCACCTAGAAGAGTGACTGATCATATTCAGACTATCACTGACAACATAATCACGAATATTGAAAATAATTAATGTGAAGCAAAAGTTCTACAGACAGCAATCTCTGACCATCATAGGTTAATAAttcacattcacatatataagagattaaaaacagaagaaatacaaaataaGAAAGAAGTCAGGATTATCAATGTACAAAACATGAACATTTTCAAAACAGCACTGAGGAAAAAAGAATGGGCCGAAACAATTCAAGCACAAGTACAAATGAGAAGTATGATGCATTTTTTAACACATTAATGCACCACTTTCATGTAGTCTTCCCCTAAGCAGCCTATCAGAAAAAGCAGGGTCACAGTAAGGAATGgattatgaaaaataattaaactcAGGACCAGAGTGAAAGAACTCAGACAAGCAAGGAATATGGAGATACACACACAATATCAGAAGTACAGGCAATTAATAAGAGAAGCAAAAGCCATGTCAATAAAAAAATCCATAGCAAATTCAAATCAAAGAAGTAAAACCACATGGGATATAATCAACAGCGAAAGTTGTAGCcaaaaaagtgtaaaaaaaacagCAATTTTAGTAAGTCAATGAGAATTGATTACAACATAGTTACAGACGGAACAAAAATCACTAATATACTAAACAACAACTTTATGGACACCAtacaaaatttaaaaggggaaacaaATCATCAGTGGTCGAACCAGGCTAAAACACTTGGCCAAACATCCCACTCAATGATCCTGGAACCAGTTACAAAAACAGAACTCATAAAAATAATCCGGAAATTTAAAAACCCAAAAAGTCTGCAGGAGATGATGAAGTAGCAAATTATCTCATAAAACATGTGAATGACAAAATAATCAAATCTCTTTTGGATATTGCAAACTGCTCATTTAGAGAAGGAGTATTCTCAGAAAAAAGTAACCAAAGTGGTACCaatatttaaaaaaggagacaaaaatgatccaaacaactacagaccagtgtcTTTAATCTCTTGTTTCTCAAAAATACTAGAGATGCTCATGCATTGTACATTTACCACATTCCTGGGGAAATAGAGTATTCTGATTCCAGTGTAACATGGTTTCGAAAAGGGAAATCTACAGATATCGCCATCTCAAGCCTCACAGAATCCATTATAGATGCATTAGACAAAAGAAACTATGTCCGCTATGTTTCTGGATTTGTCTAAAGTGTTTGACACAATCACCCATACTACACTTAATGAAAAACTTTAAAGCTATGGTATTCATGGACATGCAGCCAAGTGGATAAAATCATACATCAGCAACAGAAAGCACTATGTGGAAATAGAAACTGGATGCAGATCTGAGATCAGAAATATTAAGCACGGAGTGCCTCAAGGATATATACTTAGTCCACTTCTGTTCAACCTATTTGTAAATAATATTGGGGTCaatggaagtgtcagattccaccgGTCTGCTTTGAACCATGATGTAGGGGTGTTgcggtgtgtgatgtcattatggcGCGGAGTTTGAGTTGGttatgtttgtagatgtcttgttgtgtttgatggcgtcctctgtgtgtgtgtgtgtgtgtgtgtgtgtgtgtgtgtgatggctaGCCAAAATTTGTTGgtagtaagtaatttttttttgtctatttttctcaagttgtaatgttttgtgtatttattttgtatTGAATAAGTTAATTGACGTAGGGATGtttgagtttttaatttttgaggtgttgtggttttggttctgttttttatagctgtaggtgttggtttttttgtATCAGTAGTTATAGTTGACATATATGTATCAGgggaaatgaccgattccaattttcgtatttttatatGTAGGTATAGGTGTTTTGGTACCATCAGCTGTGGTCACGGGAATTGTCCGATTCCCATTTCAGTAGTTTTTGCTATAGGCATTGGTGTTTTGGTAACGTCAGTTGCGTTGGCCTATATacgtcaagggaagtgtctgattcctgtagattttgtaattataataataataattattattaaatattttttttgttcatcatcTTGTGTCTTTTGGAATCATGgtgtggttttttattttattttattttttttttttttttttttttttttttttttttttttttactgttatatttagcttgtcctttcccaaaaaacccccaatttcccgcagttgtcccattagtatgattgtatttttggagggagatgttattgtcttatttatatgtatttttgtatttgttgccgtgtgtatgtagtgatatcataggtgccatattggagacacttaaaatagccatttctgccatactgatgtcatgggtcaaagcagatgggtgaaaTTGGACACTTCCGTATTCCCCACTATTGATGCCACTGAGAAAGATAAAAAATATTATACGCAGATGACATGACACTAATGAATGTAGAAAAAAATCTGTGAACACTGAAAAGTGTATTTATACCAATAAATAACACAGCACAGTGGCTTATACAAAATGACctaattttgaattttaaagacAATCTTCATGGtgttcacaaatagagaaaaggaAGAACACTTAGATATATTCATAGAGGAAACAATACTATAAGAAGTTAACACTACTACATTTTTGGGGATTACAACTGACAATAAGTTCCAGTGGAGTCAACATATGGATGATATTAGCTGTAAATTAAGCACTGCAATATTTGCTGATATTCTTCACAGGTTTGCAGCCAGATCATGGCGTCGTACAGACAAAATTTCGGGggaccaactggccgccatcttcaggtgagttaatgctcgtgcactgcctcgccggaactaAATTCCAGCCACAATgacggaaacctttatacaccacGGACAGATCAACACGAAATAAAGGCCAACTGAGAAGTATGCAACACCGACCGAGAGTTGCTGAAAAAGGTCCTCGATACTGGGGTTTCAAACTCGTAAAATGCCTTCCAAAGAGTTTGCAAGACAATGAAAAGACATTCCAAAAACTTTCAAAAGATTATTTAATGGGAAAGGAATTTCATAGTGTAGAAGAGTATATTTAACAATGAATGGCAAATGCTACTGTTACTGTTATAGAGGTGCTGTAACTAATTGAACATATTATGATATCTAAATAACATGAGAACATGAATGTTGAGAGAAAAGTGTAAATATGAGTATAATgtagtaagtaagtaaataaataattttcagaacCTAAAAGATGGGTGAAAAATGTATGCAACATTATTATGAATATTGCCACTTTCATGTATTAAACTATAATAAATAGGTTAAATATTGTAACAAAATAGGTTTCAGtcgacttgtcctatattacaagtACACACTTTGTACTAAATGTAATCAAATTGGGCCAAATAAATaatcagttgtggcatgtatgtatgcTCCTGACAGCTGTACATCTTTAAGTGGAGCACGCCGTGCTGTAGCCCCACCACGTATCTATTCACCAGAAAATGTTTCATTAGTTTCGCTGAACTCGCTTCAATATGGGGCCGACTCTGGTGAGCTTTAAGTcattatggttctcagtgcctcatttaAAGAAGATACGCAACAGAAATGTGTGACATATTACACAACAGGTACAGGATAATATATTTAAAAGATTACCCGTCAAAATTGGCACTTGTACAATCGTATACATTATCTCTGTTGTTTTTCATACGCAGAAATTCATCGCAATTGTCACAGCCGTCGAATTCAAATTGATCTaatgtctgaaaatgaaaaatctCATGCAAGTTACCCACATCGTAGGGCTACTTACAAATGTAAATACAGAAATAAACTGTGAATTGAATGTCAACCAATACTGAACTGACCTTTATGAGCGAGCACACTAGACACGCTCTAAGATTTCTCAGATCTTTTGGAATTGTTTCAAGAGACATTGTGTCTGCAGTCCAGCACCCCACACGTCAATACGAATTACAAAGTCACAACTTTCCCACACCCACAGTACTGAGCGTAAATTCACAACAAAACAGAACTACGACAGTTCGTCAAAGCTCTTCGTACTCGCAGTGGTTCCAGTTATGTATTTCCCATAACTTCAAAGTTCGTACAAGTAAAAGGAGAAAACGACATGCAAGTTCAGTAGCGCCAGTGAGACAGTGTTGGACAATAGTTTCGGTTCGGGAAAAAGTTTATAGAAGCAGAGGTTAGCGGAGGCCGCACATGTGAAACAGATTGCATGCAGTACTTAACTtagtatttcaaaaaaaaaagtataaattgTTGCATAAAAATTCGCATTATCTTGACAATCCGCACAAAGATCATTAGTTTTACGGAGAAACTTAACGATTGCGAATCGGGCTACGTTATACATAAAAAGTAAACAACAATGTGAACATCCGTTAGCAACTAACCGGTATTCATTTTCATTCATCCAAGAATCATCTGACAGTGATAGGGGAACTTTCATGGTAAATAATAAAAATCAACAGTTCGAAATATACGTAtgcacaaaataagtaaaaatgttCTATAAGGACAGGCGTATAGTTTCTCTCTTCCCACAGCAGCAGCCAATAAGCTAGATGGTAATCTCATGCTTACACTGCCAGCATCCTTATCAAAAAGTACCAAGTAGTATCATTTGTGTAATacacattaccccccccccccccgtccccttccGATGAGCCATGGACCATGCcactggtggggaggtttgcgtgcctcggCAGTgtagatagccgtactgtagttgTGATCATAATGGagggggtatttgttgagaggccagacaaacatgtggttcctgaagaggggcagcagcctttccagtagttgcaggggcaacagtcaggatgatcgGCTGATTTGGCCTCATAAAACTAAATACCATCTGAACAGGCCTTGTAAGGTGCAatgctaccgaccggccgccatgacatcctgagcccacaggcatcactggatgcgaatatgtggatgcatgcggtcagcacactgcactcccatctgtatgtcagttttcaagacgggagtcgctacttctcaatcaagtagctcctcagtttgcctgacaagggctgaatgcatcccgcttgccaacagtgctcggcagaccagatggtcacccatccaaatggtaGCCCAggctgacagtgcttaactttggtgatctgacgggaaccagtattATCACTGCAGCAAGCCCATTGgcgatctggccttgtagcattaaccaaaacagccttcttGTGCTGggaactgcgaatggctgaaaaccaggggaaactacggccgtaatttttcccgagggtgtgcagctttactgtatggttaaatgatgatggcatcctctgggataaaatattctggatatAAAATAGCCCTCCATTTGCATCTCCAAGCTGGGACTACTGACGAGGACGTTCAtatcaggagaaacaaacctgGTGTTCTTCTGATttcagtgtggaatgtcagatcccataatccagcaggtaggttagagaatttaaaaagggaaatgggtaggttaaagttagatacagtgggaattagtgaagtttggtggcaggaggaacaagacttctggtcaggtgaatacagggttatgaatacaaaatcaaagaggggtactgcaggagtaggtttcacaatgaatttaaaaaattggaGTACAGgtaagcatagtgaacgaattatttagccaagacagacacgaagctcatgcctaccacagtagtacaagtttatatgccaaaaagctctccagatgatgaagagattgaagaaatgcatgatgagatgaaagaaattattcagatagtggagggatacaaaaatttaacagtcatgggagactggaattcgatagtagagaaaggaagagaaagaaaagaggtatctgaatatggaatggggtaaggaacgagagaggaagccgcctggtagaattttgcacacagcataacttaatcacaactaacacttggtttaagatttgtaaaagaaggttttatatgtgaagaggcctggagacactggaaggattcagatagattatgtaatggtcaggcagagatttagcaaccaggttttaaattgtaagacatttccaggagcagatgtggactctgaccacaatttgttggttatgaatggtagattaaaacttaagaaactacaaataagtgggaatttaaggagatgggacctggataaactgaaagaaccagaggttgcagagagtttcagagagagcattaggaatgattgacaagaacaggggaaagaaatacagtagaacaagaatgggtagttttgagagatgaaatagtgaaggcagcagactatcaagcaggtaaaaagatgagggctattagaaatcctcgggtaacagaatagatattgaatgtaattgatgaaaggagaaaatataaaaatgaagtaggcaaaaaggaatacaaatgtctcaaaaatgagattgacagggagcataaaatggctaagcagatatGGCTAGagggtgtagaggcatatatcactaagggtaagatagatactgcctacaggaaaattaaagagacctttggagaaaagagaaccacctatatcaatatgaagagctcagaatGGGAAACCAGTTGTATGCAAAGGGTttgcagggaaagcagaaaggtggaagtagtatatagagcgtCTGTACAATGGTGACACActcaagggcaatattatggaaatggaatcgatgtaggtgaaaatgaaatgggagatatgatacttcatgAAAAATTTGATGgaacactgaaggacctaagtcgaaacaaggctccgggagtagacaacattccattaaaactactgatagccttgggagagccagccctaacaaaacttttccatctggtgagcaagatgtatgagacaagcaaaataacctcagactctaagaagaatataatatttccaatcccaaagaaagcaggtgttgacaggtgtgaaaattaccaaactatcagtataataagtcacggctgcaaaatactgacacgaattctttacagacaaatgggaaaactggtagaagccgacgttggggaagatcggtttggattctgtagaaatgttggaacacgtgaggcaatactgaccttatgacatatcttagaagatagattaatgaaaggcagacccatttttctagaatttgtagacttggagaaaacttttgacaatgttgactggaatactctctttcaaattctaaaggtggaaaggtcatataccggaagctaaaggctatttactatttgtagagaaaccagatggcagttacactatgtgatcaaaagtatctggacaccttgttgaaaatgacttacaagttcgtgacactgtccgtcggtaatgctggaattcaatatggtgttggtccacccttagacttgatggcagcttcctttcttgcaggcatatgttcagtcaggtgctggaaggtttcttcgggaacggcagccaattcttcatggagtgcagcactgatgagaggtattgatgtcggttgatgaggcctggcatgaagtcggtgttacaaaacatcccaaaagtgttctataggattcaggtcagtactctgtacaggccagtccattacagggatgttattaccatgtaaccactctgccacaggccatgcattatgaaaactgtttgatcatgttgaaaggtgcagtcgccatccctgaattgctcttcaacagtggggagcaagaagatgcttaaaatatcaatgtaggcctgtgctgtgatagtgccacacaaaacaacaaggggtgcaagactccTCCATGCAAAACAAaacaccataacactaccacctACGAATTTTACAGTCGGCACTacgcacactggcagatgatgttcaccaggcattcgccatacccacactctaccatcggatcaccatattgtgtacagtgatttgtcactccacacaacgtttttccactgttcaattgtccagtgtttacactccttgcaccaagcaaggtgtcgtctggcatttactggcacgatgtgtggcttatgaacagccgctcgaccatgaaatttttctcacctcccgcctaactttcatagtacttgcagtggatcctgatgcagtttggaattcctgtgtgatggtccagatagatgtctgcctgttacacattatgaccctcttcaactgtcggcgatctttgTTGGTCAACAGGTGAAGtcagcttgtacgcttttgtgctgtacatgtcccttcatgtttccgcttcactgtcacatcggaaacagtgaaccttgggatgtttaggagtgtggaaatcttgcatacagacgtatgacacaagtgacacccaatcacctgaccacactcaaagtccgtgagttccacagagtgcctcattctgctctctcacattgtctaatgacaactgagctTGCTGatgtggagcacctggcagtaggtggcagcagaatgcacctaatatgaaaaatgtatgtttttgggggtgtccggatacttttgatcacatagtgtatgagtagaggggcatgaaagggaagcagaggttgggaaggaagtgagacagggttgtagcctatccctgaagtTATTTAATCTATATATTGAGAAAGatggaaaggaaacaaaaatttggagtaggaattaaaatccatggagaagaagtgaaaactttgaagtTGGCTGATAACATTATAatgctgtcagacagcaaaggacctggaggagcagttgaaaagaattgacagtgtcttcaaaggaggatataagatgaacatcaacaaaaactaaatgagtctaattgaatcaggtgatgctgagggaattagattaggaaatgagacacttaaagtagcagatgagttttgctgtttggggagcaaaataactgatgatggtcgaagtagagacgatataaaatgtagactggcaccggcaagaaaagcatttctgaagaagaaaaatttgttaacatcgagtatagatatatgtgtcaggaagtcttttctaaaagtatttgtatggagtgtagccatgtatggatgtgaaacatgaacgatatatagtttagtcaagaaga
This Schistocerca nitens isolate TAMUIC-IGC-003100 chromosome 1, iqSchNite1.1, whole genome shotgun sequence DNA region includes the following protein-coding sequences:
- the LOC126239703 gene encoding transcription elongation factor SPT4-A, translating into MSLETIPKDLRNLRACLVCSLIKTLDQFEFDGCDNCDEFLRMKNNRDNVYDCTSANFDGMIAAMSPEDSWVCKWQRINRFTKGVYAISVSGRLPAGIVREMKSRGITYRSRDTSQR